GGTGGGCGCCTTCGCCATCGCCCCTCCTCGTTCCGGGCGGGGTTGACACTCCCGCGACTCGCCCATAGCCTATTCCACGCAGAGTTTGATCGTTCAAATTTCTGTGACGAACTCGCACGAGCCTCCTCAGGCCGTCGCCCGCAGTGACTCATCAAAGGAGAGAGACCATGACACGGCACACCACTCGCGCAGTACTCGGCACCGGAGCGGTGCTACTCGCCAGCACCCTCGTGCTCGCCGGCTGCGGCTCAGGATTCGCCGGCGACGAGCCGACGCCCGAGTCCGACGGGCTCACCTCCTCCGACGACGCGCTCACCCTGCTCATCGGCTCGTCCGGCGATGCCGAGACCGCCGCCGTGCAGTCGGCCGTCGATGCATGGTCGGCCGAGTCCGGTACCGACGTGTCGGTGCAGGTCGCCAGCAACCTCGACCAGGAGCTCTCGCAGGGCTTCGCCGCCGGCGAGCCGGCCGACCTGTTCTACCTCTCGACCGATCAGGCCGCGGGGTACGCCGCGAACGGATCGCTCAAGGCCTACGGCGACCAGCTGTCCAACAAGGACGACTTCTACCCCTCGCTCGTGGAGAACTTCACGGTCGACGACACGTTCTACTGTGCGCCCAAGGACTTCTCCACTCTCGCCCTCATCATCAACACGAAGATGTGGTCGGATGCCGGCCTCACCGACGCCGACATCCCGAAGGACTGGGACGACCTCGCCGCGGTCGCGAAGAAGCTCACCACCGCCGATCACGTCGGGCTCGCCTTCGGTGCCGAGTACCAGCGCGTGGGCGTGTTCATGGCGCAGGCCGGTGGCGGACTCGTGCGCGACGGCGCCGCGATCGCCGACGACCCCGCGAACGTCGAGGCGCTCGAGTACGTGAAGTCGCATCTCGCCGACGGCACCTTCGCCTTCGCGAAGGACGTCGGGGCCGGATGGGGTGGCGAGGCGCTGGGCAAGCAGTCCGCCGCCATGGTGATCGAGGGCAACTGGATCACCGGCGCGATGTCGAACGACTACAGCACGGTCGACTACACCGTCGCCGAGCTTCCCGCCGGCCCCTCGGGCCCGGGCACGCTCCAGTTCACGAACTGCTGGGGAATGGCCGCCGACAGCCCCAACCAGCAGGCCGCGCTCGACCTGGTGGAGTATCTGACCAGCGCCGACAGCCAGCTCGCCTTCTCGGCAGCCTTCGGCCCGATGCCGTCGATCAAGTCGGCCGCCGATGACTGGACCGCCGACAACGCCGCCCTCACGCCCTTCCTCGCCGGCGCCGAGTACGCCCAGTTCCCGCCGAACCAGGCCGGATCCGCCGACGTGATCGCCGACTTCAACTCGCAGCTCGAGTCGCTGAAGTCCGCCGATCCGACGCAGATCCTCGACTCCGTCCAGTCGAACCTCGAAGCGGTCGTCAAGTAACCATGACCGTCCAGGCCACGCCTCGCCGCAGCGGATCCTCCGGGCTCCGCCGCGGCGAGGCCGCAGCCGGCTGGCTGTTCACGGCGCCGGTGATCGCCA
The sequence above is drawn from the Candidatus Microbacterium colombiense genome and encodes:
- a CDS encoding extracellular solute-binding protein yields the protein MTRHTTRAVLGTGAVLLASTLVLAGCGSGFAGDEPTPESDGLTSSDDALTLLIGSSGDAETAAVQSAVDAWSAESGTDVSVQVASNLDQELSQGFAAGEPADLFYLSTDQAAGYAANGSLKAYGDQLSNKDDFYPSLVENFTVDDTFYCAPKDFSTLALIINTKMWSDAGLTDADIPKDWDDLAAVAKKLTTADHVGLAFGAEYQRVGVFMAQAGGGLVRDGAAIADDPANVEALEYVKSHLADGTFAFAKDVGAGWGGEALGKQSAAMVIEGNWITGAMSNDYSTVDYTVAELPAGPSGPGTLQFTNCWGMAADSPNQQAALDLVEYLTSADSQLAFSAAFGPMPSIKSAADDWTADNAALTPFLAGAEYAQFPPNQAGSADVIADFNSQLESLKSADPTQILDSVQSNLEAVVK